One Cydia pomonella isolate Wapato2018A chromosome 14, ilCydPomo1, whole genome shotgun sequence DNA segment encodes these proteins:
- the LOC133524922 gene encoding LOW QUALITY PROTEIN: fibroin light chain-like (The sequence of the model RefSeq protein was modified relative to this genomic sequence to represent the inferred CDS: deleted 1 base in 1 codon), whose product MLSFALVLLVASSAFAAPSVSVSQYGINEIAPVRDNGRLVSSYVTDRSFEIVDGGDTNIYILTVQQILNDLANQNDAASQALAVSQTLAALGELATGIPGDSCEAAAVANAVASGNAGAIRQAVANFVGRLQSSIDLIVQLANNPNSVRYATGPRSNCVGGGRAYQFEAAWDAILNAASPYTLPLVNEEYCAAKRLYSAFNSRSNNVGAAVTAASVPQVVAVVQRALTPVANFLRAVASGANPAQAAAIAKSALVQAASA is encoded by the exons agCGCGTTCGCCGCGCCATCAGTCTCTGTATCCCAATATGGAATCAACGAGATCGCTCCAGTCCGTGACAACGGCAGACTCGTCTCCAG CTACGTGACCGACCGTTCCTTCGAGATCGTCGACGGTGGTGACACCAACATCTACATCCTGACTGTGCAACAAATCCTGAACGACCTCGCCAACCAA AACGACGCCGCCAGCCAAGCCCTGGCCGTGTCTCAAACCCTCGCCGCTCTCGGAGAGCTCGCCACTGGCATCCCTGGTGACTCTTGCGAGGCTGCTGCC GTCGCCAACGCTGTCGCCTCCGGCAACGCCGGCGCCATCAGACAAGCCGTCGCCAACTTCGTCGGCCGTCTGCAATCCAGCATCGACCTGATTGTGCAACTCGCCAACAACCCTAACTCTGTCCGTTACGCT ACTGGACCACGCTCCAACTGCGTTGGAGGCGGCAGAGCCTACCAATTCGAGGCAGCTTGGGATGCTATCCTTAACGCTGCTAGCCCATACACTCTCCC ACTCGTGAACGAGGAGTACTGCGCCGCTAAGCGTCTGTACAGCGCCTTCAACAGCCGCAGCAACAACGTCGGAGCCGCCGTCACCGCCGCGTCCGTGCCACAAGTCGTGGCCGTCGTCCAACGCGCTCTGACCCCAGTTGCCAAC ttcCTACGCGCTGTCGCTTCAGGAGCAAACCCAGCTCAAGCCGCTGCCATCGCCAAGTCCGCCCTCGTCCAAGCCGCCAGCGCTTAA